A genomic window from Bradyrhizobium lupini includes:
- a CDS encoding LLM class flavin-dependent oxidoreductase, protein MAQRQLKLGAFMRPISIHTGAWRYPGAWPDANFNFGHIKTLIQKLEAGKFDAFFMADHLAVLNMPVNALKRSHTVTSFEPFTLLSALSAVTERVGLIATGSTTFDEPYHVARRFASLDHLSGGRAGWNIVTTSNPDAALNFGLDDHMEHAERYKRAREFYDVVTGLWDSFADDAFVRDVESGVFVDPAKMHVLDHQGKYLKVRGPLNIARPVQGWPVIVQAGASEDGRQLAAETAEAVFTGGGSLADSQKLYADIKGRMEKVGRDPEHLKILPGAFVVVGDSVDEAREKRALLDSRVHYDSAIASLSVILGTDASGFDPDGQLPEIPETNASKSGRQRMVDLAARDKLTVRQLAQRVGGYGGLSFVGTAKTIADQMEEWLVGRGSDGFNIMFPFLPAGLDDFVDKVVPELQRRGIFRKEYEGSTLRENLGLPRPKNRFFEA, encoded by the coding sequence ATGGCACAACGGCAACTCAAGCTTGGCGCGTTCATGCGCCCGATCAGCATCCACACCGGTGCCTGGCGCTATCCCGGGGCTTGGCCGGACGCCAATTTCAACTTCGGCCACATCAAGACGCTGATCCAGAAGCTCGAGGCCGGCAAGTTCGACGCCTTCTTCATGGCCGATCACCTCGCCGTGCTGAACATGCCGGTCAATGCGCTCAAGCGCAGCCACACGGTCACCTCGTTCGAACCCTTCACGCTGTTGTCGGCGCTCTCCGCGGTCACCGAGCGGGTCGGCCTGATCGCGACGGGCTCGACCACGTTCGACGAGCCCTATCACGTCGCACGGCGCTTCGCCTCGCTCGACCATCTCAGCGGCGGCCGTGCGGGCTGGAACATCGTCACCACCTCGAACCCGGATGCGGCGCTGAATTTCGGCCTCGACGACCACATGGAGCACGCCGAGCGCTACAAGCGCGCCCGCGAGTTCTACGACGTCGTCACGGGCCTGTGGGATTCCTTTGCCGACGACGCCTTCGTGCGCGACGTCGAAAGCGGCGTGTTCGTCGATCCCGCGAAGATGCATGTGCTCGACCATCAGGGCAAATATCTGAAAGTGCGCGGTCCCCTCAACATCGCCCGCCCGGTCCAGGGCTGGCCGGTGATCGTACAGGCCGGCGCCTCCGAGGACGGCAGGCAGCTTGCCGCAGAGACCGCGGAAGCCGTGTTCACCGGCGGCGGCAGCCTTGCCGACAGCCAGAAACTCTATGCCGACATCAAGGGCCGCATGGAGAAGGTCGGCCGCGATCCCGAACACCTCAAGATCCTGCCCGGCGCCTTCGTCGTGGTCGGCGACAGCGTCGACGAGGCCAGGGAGAAGCGCGCGCTGCTCGACAGCCGCGTGCATTACGACAGCGCCATCGCCTCGCTCTCGGTCATCCTCGGCACGGATGCCTCCGGCTTCGATCCGGATGGGCAATTGCCGGAAATCCCGGAGACCAATGCCAGCAAGAGCGGTCGCCAGCGCATGGTCGACCTCGCGGCCCGCGACAAGCTCACGGTGCGCCAGCTCGCCCAACGCGTCGGCGGCTATGGCGGGCTATCCTTCGTCGGCACGGCCAAAACCATCGCCGACCAGATGGAGGAATGGCTGGTCGGGCGCGGCTCCGACGGCTTCAACATCATGTTCCCGTTCCTGCCTGCCGGCCTCGACGATTTCGTCGACAAGGTGGTCCCGGAGCTGCAGCGCCGCGGGATTTTCCGGAAAGAGTACGAAGGGTCCACTTTGAGAGAGAATCTGGGCCTGCCTCGGCCCAAAAACCGGTTCTTCGAGGCGTAA
- a CDS encoding NUDIX hydrolase: MTDTSQAADKAKIHEGKEADHHPYFRPRDAATLILVDRSGAIPKVLVGKRHDKVVFMPGKFVFPGGRVDKDDYRVPCAAPITAELEANLAKGSPKTPASRAKSLAIAAIREACEETGLCLGRKAEVKTKLEGAWKPFADAGLLPDPSSLFLIARAITPPGRVKRFDTRFFTADASAITHRVDGVIHADAELVELVWVELGSKPLADLHPMTRNVLNELDARLATGPLRHDAPVPFFHFYGGKMQKDILS; encoded by the coding sequence ATGACGGATACGTCGCAGGCAGCCGACAAGGCAAAGATCCACGAGGGCAAGGAAGCCGATCATCATCCCTATTTCCGCCCTAGGGATGCCGCGACACTGATCCTGGTCGACCGCAGCGGAGCCATTCCAAAAGTCCTGGTCGGCAAGCGCCACGACAAGGTGGTGTTCATGCCCGGAAAATTCGTTTTCCCGGGCGGCCGCGTCGACAAGGACGATTATCGCGTACCATGCGCGGCGCCGATCACCGCCGAACTGGAAGCCAATCTCGCCAAGGGCAGCCCGAAGACGCCGGCCTCCCGCGCAAAATCGCTGGCGATCGCCGCGATCCGCGAGGCCTGCGAGGAAACGGGTCTCTGCCTCGGACGCAAGGCCGAGGTAAAGACAAAACTCGAAGGCGCCTGGAAGCCGTTCGCGGATGCGGGCCTGTTGCCGGATCCCTCCAGCCTGTTCCTGATCGCGCGCGCAATCACCCCGCCCGGCCGCGTCAAGCGGTTCGACACGCGCTTCTTCACGGCGGACGCCTCCGCGATCACCCATCGCGTCGACGGCGTGATCCACGCCGATGCCGAGCTTGTCGAGCTGGTCTGGGTCGAGCTCGGCTCGAAGCCGCTCGCCGATCTGCATCCGATGACGCGCAATGTGCTCAACGAGCTCGACGCGCGCCTTGCCACCGGCCCGCTCCGCCACGATGCGCCGGTGCCGTTCTTCCATTTCTACGGCGGCAAGATGCAGAAGGATATTTTGAGCTGA
- a CDS encoding NADP-dependent oxidoreductase translates to MKAIVVTDQAAGRAGMKLMDRPEPQAAINDVVVQVHASGFVPTELAWPSTWTDRLERDRTPSIPGHELAGVVSALGYGTTGLSVGQRVFGLADWYRDGTLAEYVAIEARNLAPLPGDVDFTVGASLPISGLTAWQGLFQHGRLQAGQSVLAHGAAGAVGSMVTQLAREAGAYVIGSGRAADRQTVLDFGAKEFVDLDNDTLKDVGKVDLVFDVIGGDIQKRSAALIRAGGTLVTIVGPAETRPSDGLAVDFVVESDRAQLSEIVRRVRDGRLRMNIGNVSTLDDAVAALNPTKRRKGNTIIHIRPWETHAH, encoded by the coding sequence ATGAAGGCGATCGTTGTAACGGACCAGGCCGCAGGAAGGGCCGGGATGAAGCTCATGGACCGGCCCGAGCCGCAGGCAGCGATAAACGACGTCGTCGTTCAGGTTCATGCGTCGGGATTTGTACCGACTGAGCTGGCGTGGCCCTCGACCTGGACCGATCGCCTCGAACGTGACCGAACACCGTCGATCCCTGGGCACGAGCTGGCCGGAGTGGTCTCCGCCCTCGGATATGGCACAACGGGACTATCAGTCGGACAGCGGGTGTTCGGCCTCGCGGACTGGTATCGCGACGGCACGCTGGCCGAGTATGTGGCGATCGAGGCACGCAACCTTGCACCGCTGCCGGGCGACGTCGACTTTACGGTAGGTGCGAGTCTGCCGATCTCGGGCCTGACGGCGTGGCAAGGGCTGTTCCAACACGGCCGCCTTCAGGCGGGGCAAAGCGTCCTCGCTCACGGAGCGGCCGGCGCAGTCGGGTCGATGGTGACGCAACTCGCACGAGAGGCCGGCGCCTACGTCATCGGCTCTGGACGCGCCGCCGACCGTCAGACAGTGCTCGACTTCGGCGCGAAGGAGTTCGTCGACCTCGACAACGACACCCTGAAGGACGTGGGCAAAGTCGATCTGGTGTTCGATGTCATCGGCGGTGATATCCAGAAGCGATCCGCAGCACTGATCCGAGCCGGAGGAACATTGGTGACGATCGTGGGGCCGGCCGAGACGCGGCCCTCCGATGGCCTGGCGGTCGACTTCGTCGTCGAGTCCGATCGAGCCCAACTGAGTGAGATCGTACGGCGGGTGCGGGACGGACGACTGCGAATGAACATCGGCAACGTCTCGACCCTCGATGATGCCGTCGCCGCGTTAAATCCGACCAAGCGACGCAAGGGGAATACGATTATCCACATTCGTCCCTGGGAGACGCACGCCCATTGA
- a CDS encoding aminoglycoside phosphotransferase family protein, with product MPAVLGEVTLDGRFGIVLERLDGPTLRHLSRTGAVTFEQAGAIIATLAMSLHKTSPPPELPSMRAYMESELRHDDGKVPKHVATDILTLIDCLSTGGELCHCDLSPGNVIMTAEGPKLVDWTFAMRGPAALDLGFLHVILCELGPEIADNPERPRATNAAAQSEYARLAGMSLAELTAAMEPYLPIVRTFVVLGKVVPALREQLIQRIEAGLRAKD from the coding sequence GTGCCGGCGGTGTTGGGAGAGGTGACGCTGGACGGGCGCTTCGGCATCGTGCTGGAGCGCCTCGACGGACCGACCCTGCGGCATCTCTCGCGGACCGGCGCGGTGACGTTCGAACAGGCGGGCGCGATCATCGCGACTCTGGCCATGTCTCTTCACAAGACGTCGCCACCGCCGGAGCTCCCCTCCATGCGCGCGTATATGGAGAGCGAGTTGCGGCACGACGACGGCAAGGTCCCGAAGCACGTCGCCACTGACATCCTCACCCTGATCGATTGCCTGTCGACCGGCGGCGAGCTTTGCCATTGCGACCTTAGCCCCGGCAACGTGATCATGACTGCGGAAGGCCCCAAGCTCGTCGACTGGACCTTCGCGATGCGCGGGCCCGCCGCCCTCGATCTTGGGTTCTTGCATGTCATCCTGTGCGAGCTCGGCCCGGAAATAGCCGACAATCCGGAGCGGCCGCGCGCGACCAATGCGGCGGCGCAATCCGAATATGCGCGGCTGGCCGGCATGTCTCTGGCGGAGCTAACGGCGGCAATGGAGCCGTATTTGCCTATCGTCCGCACCTTCGTCGTTCTCGGAAAAGTGGTGCCTGCGCTGCGGGAGCAACTGATCCAGCGCATCGAAGCGGGGCTGCGCGCGAAAGACTGA
- the rnr gene encoding ribonuclease R, with the protein MKRKNDRGFPDRAAIVAFIKANPGKVGTREIAREFGLKNADRIELKRMLRELADDGLVKKKRHTISEPDSLPPTLVADITGRDADGELVASPTEWDEVESGEPPKILITMPRRPKPGTAAGVGDRALLRVERSDETEGPAYRGHIIKVFDKTKSRILGVFRSLPEGGGRIIPVDKKSADRELNIAPTETHGAQDGDLVSVDIIRSRGFGLASGRVKEKLGSVKSEKAISLIAIYAHDIPLQFRPAAEREAEAAEPANLKGREDWRDVPLVTIDPPDAKDHDDAVHAQPDPDLNNKGGFIVDVAIADVSFYVRPGTALDRDALDRGNSVYFPDRVVPMLPERISNDLCSLVPGEPRGALAVRMIIAPDGRKRSHSFHRILMRSAAKLNYAQAQAAIDGRPDDTTGPLLDPILRPLYAAYACVKRARDERDPLNLDLPERKILLKPDGTVDRVVVPDRLDAHKLIEEFMILANVAAAEMLEKKSLPLIYRVHDEPTLEKVHALAEFLATLDVPFAKGGALRPALFNRVLAQLEGHDHFPLVSEVVLRAQAQAEYSSENYGHFGLNLRRYAHFTSPIRRYADLVVHRALVRALGLGEGALPDTETPETLSEVAAHISVTERRAMKAERETVDRLIAHHLADRIGSSFQGRVSGVTRAGLFVKLAETGADGLIPIRSLGTEYFNYDEGRHALVGTRSGTMHQLGDVVDVRLIEAAPIAGALRFELLSSSGETAPRGRRSSGPQRRRSFKAHPGRSPDKKRKPDKPKKPGKGKTAKGKSKGKGQKGKAW; encoded by the coding sequence GTGAAACGCAAGAATGACCGTGGCTTTCCCGACAGGGCAGCCATCGTCGCCTTCATCAAGGCAAATCCCGGAAAGGTCGGAACCCGCGAAATTGCACGCGAGTTCGGCCTGAAGAACGCCGACCGCATCGAGCTCAAGCGCATGCTGCGCGAGCTCGCCGACGACGGGCTCGTCAAGAAAAAGCGCCATACGATTTCAGAGCCGGACAGCCTCCCGCCGACGCTGGTCGCCGACATTACCGGCCGCGACGCCGACGGCGAGCTGGTCGCCTCCCCCACTGAATGGGACGAGGTCGAAAGCGGCGAGCCGCCAAAGATCCTCATCACGATGCCGCGCCGGCCGAAGCCCGGCACCGCGGCCGGCGTTGGCGATCGCGCGCTGCTGCGGGTCGAGCGATCCGACGAGACCGAAGGCCCGGCCTATCGCGGCCACATCATCAAGGTTTTCGACAAGACCAAGAGCCGCATCCTCGGCGTCTTCCGCAGCCTGCCCGAAGGCGGCGGACGGATCATCCCGGTCGACAAGAAGTCCGCCGACCGCGAGCTGAACATCGCCCCGACTGAGACGCACGGCGCGCAGGACGGCGATCTCGTCAGCGTCGACATCATCCGCTCGCGCGGCTTTGGGCTGGCGTCAGGCCGCGTCAAGGAGAAGCTCGGCTCGGTCAAGTCGGAGAAGGCGATCAGCCTGATCGCGATCTACGCGCACGACATCCCGCTGCAATTCCGTCCCGCGGCAGAGCGCGAAGCCGAAGCGGCGGAGCCGGCCAATCTGAAGGGGCGCGAGGACTGGCGCGATGTGCCGCTGGTCACCATCGATCCGCCGGATGCCAAGGATCACGACGACGCGGTACACGCGCAGCCGGATCCTGATCTCAACAACAAGGGCGGCTTCATCGTCGATGTCGCCATCGCCGATGTGAGCTTCTACGTGCGACCGGGCACCGCGCTCGACCGCGATGCGCTCGATCGCGGCAACTCGGTCTATTTCCCCGACCGCGTCGTGCCGATGCTGCCCGAGCGCATCTCCAACGATCTCTGCTCGCTGGTGCCGGGCGAGCCGCGCGGCGCGCTCGCGGTGCGGATGATCATCGCGCCGGACGGGCGGAAACGGTCGCACAGCTTCCACCGCATCCTGATGCGCTCCGCAGCCAAGCTGAACTATGCGCAGGCGCAGGCCGCGATCGACGGAAGGCCGGACGACACCACCGGCCCCCTGCTCGATCCAATCCTGAGGCCGCTTTATGCCGCCTATGCCTGCGTCAAGCGCGCGCGCGACGAGCGCGATCCGCTCAATCTCGATCTGCCCGAGCGCAAGATCCTGCTCAAGCCCGACGGCACGGTCGACCGCGTCGTCGTGCCCGACAGGCTCGACGCGCACAAGCTGATCGAGGAGTTCATGATCCTCGCCAATGTCGCGGCAGCCGAGATGCTCGAGAAGAAGTCGCTGCCGCTGATCTACCGGGTGCATGACGAGCCGACCCTGGAAAAGGTCCACGCGCTCGCGGAATTCCTGGCGACGCTGGACGTTCCGTTCGCGAAAGGCGGCGCGCTGCGCCCCGCTCTGTTCAACCGCGTGCTGGCGCAGCTCGAAGGCCACGACCACTTTCCGCTGGTCAGCGAGGTCGTGCTGCGCGCCCAGGCACAGGCCGAATACTCTTCGGAGAATTACGGTCATTTCGGCCTGAATTTGCGCCGCTATGCGCATTTCACCTCGCCGATCCGCCGCTACGCCGACCTTGTCGTGCACCGTGCGCTGGTTCGCGCGCTCGGCCTCGGCGAAGGCGCGCTGCCCGACACCGAGACGCCGGAAACGTTGAGCGAGGTCGCAGCTCATATCTCAGTGACCGAGCGGCGCGCGATGAAAGCGGAGCGCGAGACCGTCGACCGCCTGATCGCCCATCACCTCGCCGACCGCATCGGTTCGAGCTTCCAGGGCCGCGTCTCCGGCGTCACGCGCGCCGGCCTGTTCGTCAAGCTCGCCGAGACCGGCGCCGACGGCCTGATCCCGATCCGATCCCTCGGCACGGAATATTTCAACTATGACGAGGGCCGCCACGCCCTAGTCGGCACCCGCAGCGGCACCATGCATCAGCTCGGTGATGTTGTCGACGTCCGCCTGATCGAGGCGGCTCCGATCGCAGGCGCGTTGCGCTTCGAGCTGCTGTCCTCGTCCGGCGAGACCGCACCGCGGGGCCGCAGGTCCTCCGGTCCGCAACGCCGCCGCTCGTTCAAGGCGCACCCCGGGCGCAGTCCTGACAAGAAGCGCAAGCCGGACAAGCCGAAGAAGCCCGGCAAGGGGAAAACGGCCAAGGGAAAAAGCAAGGGCAAGGGCCAGAAGGGCAAGGCATGGTGA
- a CDS encoding helix-turn-helix domain-containing protein: MVKRTSFEGDACPIARSLEAIGDRWSLLIIREALFGLRRFGEFQSKLGMAKNILSTRLRALVDHGILTTAPASDGSPYEEYVLTPKGRGVFPVLVALRQWGEDFDDRPSEIATILVDREKGRPVKKLELRAEDGRLLSLADTSLKPRPAPRRRSAG; encoded by the coding sequence ATGGTGAAACGGACGAGCTTCGAGGGGGACGCCTGCCCGATCGCGCGATCGCTGGAGGCGATCGGCGACCGGTGGTCCCTGCTGATCATCCGCGAGGCGCTGTTTGGGCTGCGCCGCTTCGGTGAGTTTCAGAGCAAGCTCGGCATGGCCAAGAACATCTTGTCGACGCGGCTGCGCGCGCTGGTCGATCACGGCATCCTGACCACGGCCCCCGCCTCCGACGGCAGCCCTTACGAGGAATATGTGCTGACGCCGAAAGGCCGCGGCGTCTTCCCGGTGTTGGTAGCGCTGCGCCAATGGGGCGAGGATTTCGACGATCGCCCGTCGGAGATCGCGACCATCCTGGTCGATCGCGAGAAAGGCCGACCGGTGAAGAAGCTCGAACTGCGCGCGGAGGACGGGCGATTGCTCAGCCTCGCGGACACCTCGCTGAAGCCGCGGCCTGCGCCGCGGCGACGGTCAGCGGGATAG
- the rpmG gene encoding 50S ribosomal protein L33, which yields MAKAVTIKVKLVSSADTGFYYVAKKNSRTMTDKLVKKKYDPVARKHVEFREAKIK from the coding sequence ATGGCCAAAGCGGTCACCATCAAGGTCAAGCTCGTGTCCTCGGCCGACACTGGCTTCTACTACGTCGCCAAGAAGAATTCGCGCACCATGACCGACAAGCTGGTCAAGAAGAAGTACGACCCCGTGGCGCGCAAGCACGTCGAATTCCGCGAAGCCAAGATCAAGTGA
- a CDS encoding PRC-barrel domain-containing protein translates to MARATAHPDHHCISSEDIQGSEVYGADGKNIGEIDHLIIDKVSGRVAYAVMSFGGFVGLGHSHYPIPWSALTYDTSIEGFRTNITEQQLRDAPEFSDDSWQDRDWERRTHRYYGTPTYWEGRGGL, encoded by the coding sequence ATGGCCCGCGCAACAGCCCACCCGGATCATCACTGCATCTCGAGCGAAGACATTCAGGGAAGCGAGGTGTATGGAGCAGATGGAAAGAATATCGGTGAGATTGATCACCTCATCATCGACAAGGTGTCAGGCCGCGTAGCTTACGCAGTCATGAGCTTCGGCGGATTTGTTGGCTTGGGTCACAGCCACTACCCCATTCCATGGAGCGCTCTGACGTATGATACGTCGATCGAGGGCTTCCGAACCAATATCACAGAGCAACAGCTCAGGGATGCGCCGGAGTTCAGCGATGACTCCTGGCAGGATCGAGATTGGGAAAGGCGAACCCACCGGTATTATGGGACACCCACTTACTGGGAAGGGCGAGGTGGCCTATAA
- a CDS encoding MFS transporter, translating to MPLLQILRPTLPILIGASIMLTLSMGLRQSLGIFMQPLTHDIHLSISDFTLALAVQNLAWGFLQPLAGAMTTRYGFRPIMIAGSFMYIAGLVLMATANGLVAIMIGAGVLIGTSLACTAAAIAMSVAARAVPATVRSTVLGIVSGAGSLGALLSAPIGQMLNEGFGWRIGLAGFVVMSVLMIPAAWYAGRVDAVPLPKPATDEIVDATALIAAKTAFGNASFVVMTCAYLVCGMQLVFLTTHLPSYLAICGLDPMLSAQTLGMIGGFNVLGSLFFGWAGQRWNKLALLGGIYIFRSLALAWYFMLPATPASTLLFGAIMGFLWMGVGPLVAGAVAEMFGLRWQAMIQGLAFMSHQIGSFLGAYGGGVLYDALGSYTMAWRIGVALGLAGGIIQVAFALIRPSQPPAPVLRTA from the coding sequence ATGCCCCTGTTGCAGATCCTGCGCCCAACATTGCCCATCCTGATCGGCGCCTCGATCATGCTTACGCTGAGCATGGGACTGCGGCAGAGCCTCGGCATCTTCATGCAGCCGCTGACCCACGACATCCATCTGTCGATCTCCGATTTCACGCTGGCGCTGGCCGTGCAGAACCTCGCCTGGGGCTTTCTCCAGCCGCTCGCCGGCGCGATGACCACGCGCTACGGGTTCCGTCCGATCATGATCGCAGGCTCGTTCATGTACATCGCGGGCCTGGTGCTGATGGCAACCGCGAACGGTCTCGTCGCCATCATGATCGGCGCCGGCGTGCTGATAGGCACCTCGCTCGCCTGCACCGCGGCGGCGATCGCGATGTCGGTGGCGGCGCGCGCGGTGCCCGCGACGGTGCGTTCCACCGTGCTCGGCATCGTCTCCGGGGCGGGCTCGCTCGGCGCATTGCTGTCGGCGCCGATCGGGCAGATGCTCAACGAGGGCTTTGGCTGGCGCATCGGGCTCGCCGGCTTCGTGGTGATGTCGGTGCTGATGATCCCTGCGGCCTGGTATGCCGGGCGCGTCGACGCGGTCCCGCTGCCGAAGCCCGCGACTGACGAGATCGTCGATGCCACAGCGTTGATTGCCGCGAAGACCGCCTTCGGCAACGCGTCCTTCGTAGTGATGACCTGCGCCTATCTCGTTTGCGGCATGCAGCTCGTGTTCCTCACCACGCACCTGCCGTCCTATCTCGCGATCTGCGGCCTCGATCCGATGCTGAGCGCGCAGACGCTCGGGATGATCGGCGGCTTCAACGTGCTCGGCTCGCTGTTCTTCGGCTGGGCCGGCCAGCGCTGGAACAAGCTGGCGCTGCTCGGCGGCATCTACATCTTCCGCTCACTCGCGCTGGCCTGGTACTTCATGCTGCCGGCGACGCCGGCCTCGACCCTGCTGTTCGGCGCGATCATGGGCTTCCTGTGGATGGGGGTGGGACCGCTGGTCGCGGGCGCCGTCGCCGAAATGTTCGGCCTCCGCTGGCAGGCGATGATCCAGGGCCTCGCCTTCATGAGCCACCAGATCGGCAGCTTTCTCGGCGCGTATGGGGGAGGGGTGCTCTACGACGCGCTCGGCTCGTACACGATGGCCTGGCGCATCGGCGTCGCGCTGGGGCTGGCCGGCGGCATCATCCAGGTTGCGTTTGCGCTGATCCGGCCGTCGCAGCCGCCGGCGCCGGTGTTGCGGACGGCGTAG
- a CDS encoding DUF983 domain-containing protein — MVTTSTAPKIWTRDTGLVEKRDVFAAMRRGFRGRCPRCGEGKLFRAFLKTADNCSVCGLDVTPHRADDLPAYLVIVIVGHIVVPTILWIETNYTTPVWISFAAYLPFTFVASLALLQPVKGAVVGLQWALRMHGFDENPTDGIPPV, encoded by the coding sequence ATGGTGACGACGAGCACGGCGCCGAAGATCTGGACCCGCGACACCGGCCTCGTCGAGAAGCGCGACGTCTTTGCTGCGATGAGGCGCGGCTTTCGCGGCCGCTGCCCGCGCTGCGGCGAGGGAAAGCTGTTCCGCGCCTTCCTGAAGACCGCGGATAACTGCTCCGTCTGCGGCCTCGATGTCACGCCGCATCGGGCCGACGATTTGCCAGCCTATCTCGTCATCGTCATTGTCGGGCACATCGTGGTGCCGACTATTCTGTGGATCGAGACCAACTATACGACGCCGGTCTGGATCAGCTTCGCGGCCTATCTGCCCTTCACCTTCGTCGCCTCGCTGGCACTGCTGCAGCCGGTGAAGGGAGCCGTGGTCGGATTGCAATGGGCTCTGCGCATGCACGGGTTTGACGAGAACCCGACGGATGGTATTCCGCCGGTGTAA
- the plsY gene encoding glycerol-3-phosphate 1-O-acyltransferase PlsY has translation MAFWTAGAVGLLIAYLLGSVPTGYLAGKLLRGIDIRRHGSKSTGATNVLRTLGKGPALFVLVGDVLKGVGAIIVARSFCPWLYAEISPPPTASDLQVWVPWAVCLAGLAVLLGHSRSIWLNFTGGKSAAAGLGVLLAMSCPVGLGAAAVFGLVLAMTRIVSLSSMLAALTAIVLVCAVEHPLPYRLLVIGGGLYVIIRHRANIQRLLAGAEPRLVRNGQGTKAEAQV, from the coding sequence ATGGCTTTTTGGACAGCGGGCGCGGTTGGGTTGTTGATCGCCTATCTCCTTGGCTCGGTCCCCACGGGCTATCTGGCGGGGAAGCTGCTCAGGGGCATCGACATCCGAAGGCATGGCTCCAAGTCCACCGGGGCAACGAATGTCTTGCGCACTCTCGGCAAAGGGCCTGCCTTGTTCGTGCTCGTCGGCGATGTGCTTAAGGGCGTGGGTGCCATCATCGTCGCGCGTTCGTTCTGCCCTTGGCTGTACGCGGAAATATCCCCGCCGCCGACAGCGTCTGATCTGCAGGTCTGGGTGCCATGGGCTGTTTGTCTGGCTGGACTTGCTGTGCTGTTGGGACATAGCCGATCGATCTGGCTGAACTTCACGGGAGGCAAGTCGGCTGCCGCGGGGCTCGGTGTGTTGCTGGCGATGTCTTGCCCCGTCGGATTGGGGGCTGCAGCCGTCTTTGGCCTCGTGCTGGCTATGACCAGGATCGTTTCCTTGAGCTCGATGCTCGCGGCGTTGACGGCAATCGTTCTTGTCTGCGCGGTCGAGCACCCATTGCCGTATCGGTTGCTGGTGATCGGAGGCGGCCTCTACGTGATCATCCGCCATCGTGCCAACATCCAAAGGCTTTTGGCGGGAGCGGAGCCGCGTCTGGTTCGAAATGGCCAAGGTACGAAAGCGGAAGCGCAGGTTTAG
- a CDS encoding flavodoxin family protein — translation MPLLAITYFSISGTTEKLAHAVARGADGKAQVTLCRITGGDIVSGRFQNESLLETIDGADAVAFGSPTYMGGPAAQFKAFADASSDRWSQQRWANKIAAGFTTGACASGDQLHTLSYFSILAAQHGMLWCGLDIPGGEDPSGRNRLGSQLGLATHLIDGSLPESDLGTAAYLGLRLAKMASRNG, via the coding sequence ATGCCCCTGCTCGCCATCACCTATTTTTCCATCTCGGGCACCACCGAGAAGCTGGCGCATGCGGTTGCGCGCGGAGCAGATGGCAAAGCGCAGGTCACGCTGTGTCGCATCACCGGCGGCGACATCGTGTCAGGCCGCTTTCAGAATGAGAGCTTACTGGAGACGATCGATGGCGCCGACGCAGTTGCGTTTGGCAGCCCGACCTATATGGGCGGGCCAGCCGCTCAATTCAAAGCGTTTGCCGATGCTTCAAGTGATCGATGGAGCCAGCAGCGCTGGGCCAACAAGATCGCAGCCGGGTTCACCACGGGCGCCTGCGCAAGCGGCGATCAACTCCACACACTGTCCTACTTTTCCATTCTGGCCGCGCAGCACGGCATGCTCTGGTGCGGACTGGATATTCCCGGTGGCGAGGATCCGAGCGGCCGCAATCGTTTGGGCAGCCAGCTTGGTCTGGCAACACACTTGATTGACGGCTCGTTGCCGGAGAGCGACCTCGGCACGGCCGCATATCTCGGCCTGCGATTGGCCAAAATGGCAAGCCGCAACGGCTAA